In the Clavelina lepadiformis chromosome 8, kaClaLepa1.1, whole genome shotgun sequence genome, one interval contains:
- the LOC143468603 gene encoding uncharacterized protein LOC143468603, translating to MSGYGQSNLELTGSQQPITEFQPLPEVTSPASQWINVTKNKRPLVSGIPITEESMAGVLLVITSYFLLVTIWYQVKFGQRKLMLLNTLCTLAVFTLLIRTSSFEFALRVGTSTKMCKIFGNWNFSVYAINLFLPYLILWIRQRGFYNAQGQERLNTLKVKIFSWITLTGIVASPVVQNAFRIVHGEMISTSKGCVPGGKTYLGVFMTLANVGFGLSTFFQLVLLMLVLYPIIDHVSRTNLKHSSRMKNTIFRLAACTAICITSDLLFLITRHVQPPEHIGIFTGLCSCYDVTINVCTVVCSFADWRKRFFPMITSKEDAISLSSSSKTSTNTTN from the coding sequence ATGAGTGGTTATGGGCAAAGTAACTTAGAACTAACAGGAAGTCAGCAACCCATCACAGAGTTCCAACCACTTCCAGAAGTGACGTCACCCGCATCTCAGTGgataaatgtcacaaaaaaTAAGCGTCCATTAGTTTCAGGAATTCCAATCACAGAAGAGTCGATGGCAGGAGTGTTGCTGGTGATTACCAGTTACTTTTTGTTGGTTACGATTTGGTATCAAGTAAAATTTGGACAAAGGAAATTGATGTTGCTGAATACGCTTTGTACTCTGGCAGTTTTTACTCTGCTTATTCGAACCAGTTCCTTTGAGTTCGCTTTAAGAGTTGGTACTTCAACAAAGatgtgtaaaatttttggaaattggAACTTTTCAGTTTACGCAATCAACCTCTTTCTGCCTTACCTGATACTTTGGATACGACAAAGAGGGTTTTATAATGCTCAGGGCCAAGAACGTTTAAACACTTTGAAGGTGAAAATATTCAGCTGGATCACTCTGACTGGCATAGTTGCGTCCCCAGTCGTGCAGAACGCATTTAGAATCGTTCACGGGGAAATGATTTCCACTTCAAAAGGTTGTGTACCAGGAGGAAAAACTTATCTTGGCGTTTTTATGACCTTGGCTAACGTAGGTTTCGGTTTATCGACATTTTTTCAGTTGGTTTTGTTGATGCTCGTTCTCTACCCAATCATTGATCACGTTTCGAGAACAAACTTGAAGCATTCTTCAAGAATGAAAAATACGATTTTTCGCCTGGCCGCTTGCACCGCCATCTGCATCACATCCGACCTTCTTTTCCTCATCACGAGGCACGTACAACCTCCAGAACATATTGGAATCTTCACCGGATTATGCTCCtgttatgatgtcacaatcaaCGTCTGTACAGTCGTTTGTTCGTTTGCGGATTGGAGAAAAAGATTTTTCCCAATGATAACGTCCAAAGAGGACGCTATCTCGCTTTCATCGTCCTCCAAAACGTCGACAAATACCACGAACTAG
- the LOC143469595 gene encoding uncharacterized protein LOC143469595, with protein MSSNIQEMVSRMPGLLMIFDIIGWVVYAWLLAIYFPIYVLGYLVIQKNLLFLRLRKLVGFTSKSKLGLVSRKFKVKDVSQVSTEEEIDFQANRSMQYVHRMTMWTPKEIVKCLLKQQTIQLISDQQLAYVILCTVFAHSVRWDAKRKMYRFDLEGFEDLFLFQGFYWDARLVWISATADKLIIKMDDGEEYSSDCDPENRADYDLAKLHVQICLSYFAPGLAHNHVHFVFPSAVCVLSKRCLNHNSTLYKLLAPHFRFTERINYQALRVGKATNNKRSILDRIFFLWQPFPVTKEQFMEGVARKCRKYYFDRGSVDYGSEAAHRVRMSRLPSVIEEEDHTERKHFVFPPDYVSNKTLQKIPYLAFLNDYYTVVRRFVKAMEPFIEKDQWEILSKEVAEVVPLFNQVNMVDAIATFIHQVGVVHFCDHNSYLRYFAYKYGSMAIRTPFESFKNTEHWLEQSQISGFDVNEVKKNPLSLIWQRDVMRTRCFLNIFVDYIPNPDCDLQLVHTDYEFEPAGAKDAARDFISQLRSLDGNLKKRPSPIYIPQLRGEKRAAGSQITRLDEIVRCVCY; from the exons ATGTCAAGCAACATTCAAGAAATGGTCAGCAGAATGCCCGGATTACTCATG ATATTCGACATAATCGGTTGGGTTGTGTACGCGTGGCTTCTTGCGATTTATTTCCCCATCTACGTGCTCGGCTATCTCGTTATTCAAAAGAACTTGCTCTTCTTGAGATTACGTAAACTCGTTGGTTTTACGTCAAAATCCAAGTTGGGACTTGTGAGTCGTAAATTTAAG GTTAAAGATGTAAGTCAGGTATCCACTGAAGAAGAAATAGATTTCCAGGCTAACAGGAGCATGCAATACGTTCATAGAATGACGATGTGGACTCCGAAAGAGATCGTGAAATGTTTGCTGAA ACAACAAACAATTCAGCTGATAAGCGACCAACAGCTTGCTTACGTCATCTTGTGCACGGTATTTGCGCATTCAGTGAGATGGGACGCGAAACGAAAAATGTATCGCTTCGATTTAGAAGGATTTGAagatctttttcttttccag GGATTTTACTGGGATGCGAGGCTCGTTTGGATCAGTGCTACTGCAGATAAGCTCATAATCAAGATGGACGACGGTGAGGAATATTCTTCTGACTGTGATCCGGAGAACAGGGCCGATTACGACCTTGCCAAGCTTCATGTCCAG ATTTGTCTTTCCTATTTCGCACCAGGCCTCGCACACAATCACGTTCATTTCGTCTTCCCGAGTGCCGTCTGTGTTCTGAGCAAGCGATGTTTGAATCACAACTCCACTCTATACAAACTACTGGCTCCTCACTTTCGATTCACAGAGAGGATTAACTATCAG GCTTTGAGGGTCGGGAAAGCGACCAACAACAAGAGATCCATCTTGGATCGAATATTTTTCCTCTGGCAGCCCTTTCCCGTCACCAAGGAACAATTCATGGAAGGGGTGGCGAGAAAATGTCGGAAGTATTACTTTGATCGCGGCTCTGTGGATTACGGAAGCGAG GCCGCACACCGCGTGAGAATGTCCCGGCTCCCGTCTGTGATTGAAGAGGAGGACCACACCGAAAGAAAACATTTCGTTTTTCCTCCCGATTACGTTTCGAACAagactttgcaaaaa ATTCCCTATTTAGCTTTCTTGAACGATTATTACACCGTGGTTAGGCGATTTGTCAAGGCGATGGAACCTTTTATAGAAAA GGACCAATGGGAGATCCTTTCCAAGGAGGTGGCGGAAGTCGTTCCTCTTTTCAACCaagtcaatatggtcgatGCTATCGCTACGTTTATCCATCAG GTCGGGGTTGTGCATTTCTGCGACCACAACAGCTATCTTCGCTACTTTGCTTACAAGTACGGCAGTATGGCAATTCGTACGCCGTTCGAGAGTTTCAAAAACACCGAACACTGGCTGGAACAGAGCCAAATATCGGGCTTTGACGTCAACGAAGTTAAAAAGAATCCCCTCTCGTTGATATGGCAACGTGACGTCATGAGAACGAG GTGTTTTCTCAACATCTTTGTTGATTATATTCCGAACCCCGACTGCGACCTTCAGTTGGTTCACACCGACTACGAGTTCGAACCTGCCGGAGCGAAGGATGCGGCGCGGGATTTTATATCCCAGCTTCGTTCGTTGGACGGAAACCTGAAG aaaagaCCCTCCCCGATATACATTCCCCAGCTACGGGGCGAAAAACGAGCGGCCGGGTCACAGATTACCCGACTGGATGAAATCGTACGTTGCGTTTGTTACTGA
- the LOC143469716 gene encoding peptidyl-prolyl cis-trans isomerase NIMA-interacting 1-like, protein MSDGDAMSPLPDGWVKKESRSSGRAYYMNKYTQKTQWDRPTAPATKPEKAESVQCYHLLVKHRDVRRPSSWREENITRSKEEALEIIQGFHQRIVSGSAKFEDLARQYSDCSSAKRGGDLGSFTRGQMQKPFEDASFALHPGDLSGPIYTDSGIHLILRIV, encoded by the exons ATGTCAGATGGAGACGCAATGAGCCCACTTCCAGATGGATGGGTGAAGAAGGAAAGTAGAAGTTCAG GAAGAGCTTACTACATGAATAAATACACACAAAAGACTCAATGGGATAGACCTACTGCACCCGCTACAAAGCCTGAAAAAGCTGAG AGTGTTCAATGCTACCACCTTCTGGTGAAACACAGAGATGTTCGTCGCCCTTCATCCTGGCGAGAAGAAAACATCACTCGATCAAAGGAAGAAGCTTTGGAGATAATCCAAGGTTTTCATCAACGGATTGTGTCTGGTAGTGCCAAGTTTGAGGATCTAGCTCGACAATATAGTGACTGCAGTTCAGCAAAACGTGGTGGAGATTTAGGCAGCTTCACACGAG GTCAAATGCAGAAGCCGTTTGAAGATGCTTCTTTTGCATTGCACCCTGGCGATCTCAGTGGTCCAATATACACTGATTCAGGAATACATCTCATTTTACGCATTGTATAA
- the LOC143468683 gene encoding uncharacterized protein LOC143468683 — protein sequence MKRILPEWVFDVIGWMIYGGLMTIYLPMYALGYLTIRKNIAKLKLLKFLGFKSNKAKLGLVSRRSRVTDISEVSAEEEIDFQSHRSLGYVHRMTLWTPKEIVKAILGRQKLNLISDEQLAYVILATTFSHAVKWDEKRKMFCLSMLELQNYFLFQGFYWDARQIFVDADGSRIIIQMDDGSEFSSDCEPAQRSDYKLAKLHAQVCLSYFAPGLSHNYVHFVFPSAVCVLAKNKLNHQSTLYKLLSPHFRFTERINYQALKVGKATSNRQTLIDRFFFFWQPFPITREQFVENVAVKCKNYYHECGSPDYRTELRTRSATRLPSVVEEDNTERNHFLFPPAYVTKKDMQKLPYMAFLAEYYFVVRRFVKAMEPFIDKSEWKMLAEEISVHVPRFNQVNMVDAIATFIHQVGVVHFCDHDSYVRYFAYKYGCMTIRAPFESFESEDHWKNVCHQMGLELNAVKKDPLLLLSQTDIMRARCFINLFVDYIPNPNLDLRLTSTEYNFDQVGPQEAAMDFLAQLEALDSKLKKEKCPINIPVNRGEPRSVGTQITRLNDMIRSVCF from the exons ATGAAGCGGATATTGCCGGAATGG GTGTTTGATGTTATTGGTTGGATGATATACGGCGGGCTCATGACTATCTACCTTCCGATGTACGCTCTCGGATATCTGACGATTCGAAAAAATATCGCTAAGTTAAAGCTCCTTAAATTCTTGGGATTTAAAAGCAACAAAGCGAAACTTGGCTTAGTTAGCCGCCGGAGCCGG GTGACCGATATAAGCGAAGTGTCAGCAGAGGAAGAGATCGACTTCCAAAGTCACAGAAGTCTCGGATATGTTCATAGGATGACGTTGTGGACGCCTAAAGAAATTGTCAAAGCAATCCTTGG ACGTCAGAAACTGAATTTGATCAGCGATGAACAACTCGCTTACGTCATATTAGCAACAACTTTTTCCCATGCAGTGAAATGGGACGAGAAACGAAAAATGTTCTGCCTGTCGATGCTTGAACTGCAGAATTATTTCCTTTTCCAG gGATTCTACTGGGACGCTAGACAGATCTTCGTGGACGCTGACGGAAGCAGGATAATAATCCAGATGGATGACGGGTCTGAGTTCTCATCGGACTGTGAACCTGCGCAAAGATCCGACTACAAGCTAGCTAAGCTTCATGCTCAG GTCTGCCTGTCCTATTTCGCCCCAGGTTTATCCCATAATTACGTGCATTTTGTCTTCCCGAGCGCGGTTTGCGTTTTGgcaaaaaacaaactaaaccATCAATCGACCCTCTACAAGCTTCTTTCCCCCCACTTTCGTTTCACTGAGCGCATAAATTATCAG GCTTTAAAGGTCGGGAAAGCGACGAGTAACCGACAGACTTTGATTGACCGGTTTTTCTTCTTCTGGCAACCATTTCCCATCACACGGGAGCAATTTGTGGAGAATGTTGCTGTTAAGTGTAAGAATTATTACCACGAATGCGGGTCGCCTGATTACCGTACCGAG CTGCGGACAAGATCGGCGACACGACTTCCGTCTGTAGTTGAGGAAGACAACACGGAGAGAAATCACTTTCTCTTCCCGCCCGCGTACGTCACAAAAAAAGACATGCAGAAA CTTCCATATATGGCGTTCTTGGCTGAATATTACTTTGTTGTGCGGAGATTCGTCAAAGCAATGGAACCGTTTATTGACAA GTCGGAATGGAAAATGCTAGCAGAGGAAATTTCGGTTCATGTTCCAAGATTCAATCAAGTCAACATGGTGGATGCCATTGCAACATTTATCCATCAG GTTGGTGTCGTTCACTTCTGTGACCACGACAGCTATGTCCGTTATTTCGCATATAAATACGGCTGCATGACCATACGGGCACCTTTCGAGAGTTTCGAGTCGGAGGATCATTGGAAAAATGTCTGTCATCAGATGGGTCTTGAACTTAATGCGGTGAAAAAGGACCCCCTATTACTTCTTTCTCAAACTGATATCATGAGAGCCAG GTGTTTCATCAATCTGTTTGTCGATTACATCCCCAATCCCAATCTTGACCTGCGTCTGACATCGACCGAGTACAATTTTGATCAAGTTGGGCCGCAAGAGGCCGCAATGGATTTCTTAGCACAACTAGAAGCTCTTGACTCCAAGCTTAAG AAAGAGAAGTGCCCGATCAATATTCCAGTTAATCGAGGCGAACCTAGATCCGTTGGGACGCAAATCACACGTTTAAATGATATGATACGTTCTGTGTGCTTTTGA